One Ricinus communis isolate WT05 ecotype wild-type chromosome 7, ASM1957865v1, whole genome shotgun sequence genomic region harbors:
- the LOC8258863 gene encoding classical arabinogalactan protein 7, translated as MRMSISMLKVFLVLGVLATSCMAQAPGASPTPSPKAAPTPSPTAPPTPTPTPSPSTTPTPAPAPAPTTASPSPSPVPPPSEGPASPAPSPPAPTPDTASTPSSDSPAPATPPPPSDNFAAARFDRVILAGTVLAGSFLAFTLA; from the coding sequence ATGAGGATGAGTATTTCAATGCTTAAAGTTTTCTTGGTTTTGGGTGTTCTTGCAACTTCTTGCATGGCTCAAGCACCTGGTGCATCACCAACTCCATCACCAAAGGCAGCACCAACTCCATCCCCAACAGCTCCTCCAACTCCAACTCCAACTCCATCACCATCAACAACACCAACACCAGCTCCTGCACCTGCTCCAACTACAGCTTCTCCATCTCCTTCACCAGTTCCCCCTCCATCTGAGGGTCCAGCTTCACCTGCCCCTTCTCCTCCTGCACCAACACCGGATACTGCTTCTACACCTTCTTCTGATTCTCCTGCTCCTGCTACTCCACCTCCACCAAGTGATAACTTTGCTGCTGCCAGGTTTGACAGAGTTATCCTCGCAGGAACTGTCCTTGCAGGAAGTTTCTTGGCCTTTACTTTGGCTTAG
- the LOC8258861 gene encoding protein DETOXIFICATION 27, with amino-acid sequence MRMQEKCELNLSVYIYVLNTDLETPLLSLSLFLSFSALPISHKSNKKQKNMSGKEAMVPLLKDLDRKVEEDDIELSLSRKVWIESKKLWEIAGPAIFSRVASFSMLVITQAFAGHLGNLELAAISIANNVIVGFDFGLLLGMASALETLCGQAFGAKKYYMLGVYMQRSWIVLFLCCVLLLPLYLFASPVLTLLGQPKDVAELSGVVSIYLIPLHFSFAFQFPLQRFLQCQLKNTVTALISLVALAVHVIVSWLFVYKLHLGVIGTAMTLNFSWWVLVFGHLGYIIFGGCPLTWNGFSIEAFSGLWDFTKLSAASGVMLCLENWYYRILILMTGNLKNAKIAVDALSICMTINGWEMMIPLAFFAATGVRVANELGARNGKGAKFATTVSVTTSVIIGLLFWVLIILFHDKLAWIFSSSEPVLKAVDHLSILLAFTVLLNSVQPVLSGTLSGGCGRQKYIAYINLGCYYLIGLPLGFLMGWSFHFGVMGIWAGMIFGGTAIQTLILAIITIRCNWDQEAEKAYLLVMKWSEVK; translated from the exons ATGCGGATGCAAGAGAAATGTGAATTGAACTTATCTGTGTACATATATGTATTGAATACAGATTTGGAAACTCCtctactctctctctctctgtttctttctttctcagcATTGCCTATATCCCACAAAAGTAACAAGAAGCAAAAGAATATGTCTGGTAAGGAAGCTATGGTTCCCCTACTAAAAGATTTAGACCGCAAAGTTGAAGAAGATGATATAGAACTGAGTCTGTCAAGAAAGGTTTGGATTGAATCGAAGAAGTTATGGGAGATTGCTGGTCCTGCAATCTTCAGCCGCGTTGCCTCTTTTTCAATGCTTGTTATCACCCAAGCCTTTGCAGGTCATCTGGGAAATCTTGAACTTGCTGCCATTTCCATTGCAAATAATGTCATTGTTGGATTCGATTTCGGTCTCCTG CTGGGAATGGCTAGTGCATTGGAGACGTTATGCGGGCAAGCATTTGGGGCCAAAAAGTACTACATGTTGGGAGTGTACATGCAGCGCTCATGGATAGTATTATTCTTGTGCTGCGTTTTGCTTTTGCCTCTGTATCTCTTCGCCTCTCCAGTCTTGACGCTATTAGGACAACCTAAAGATGTAGCAGAATTATCAGGAGTTGTTTCCATATACCTGATACCACTTCACTTCAGTTTTGCATTTCAGTTTCCGTTGCAAAGATTCTTGCAGTGCCAGCTGAAGAATACAGTGACAGCCTTAATTTCTTTAGTTGCTCTAGCGGTGCATGTGATCGTGAGTTGGCTGTTTGTGTACAAACTTCACCTTGGTGTGATTGGAACTGCGATGACTTTGAATTTTTCATGGTGGGTTCTTGTGTTTGGGCATCTTGGTTACATCATCTTTGGTGGTTGTCCTCTTACTTGGAATGGTTTCTCCATTGAAGCCTTTTCTGGTCTTTGGGATTTCACCAAACTCTCTGCTGCTTCTGGTGTCATGCTATG CTTGGAAAACTGGTACTATAGAATACTTATCTTGATGACCGGGAATCTGAAGAATGCAAAGATTGCAGTTGATGCCTTGTCCATATG CATGACCATAAATGGCTGGGAAATGATGATTCCTCTCGCATTCTTTGCTGCTACCGG AGTAAGGGTTGCAAATGAGCTAGGAGCTAGGAATGGAAAAGGAGCAAAGTTTGCAACAACAGTATCAGTGACCACTTCAGTTATAATAGGGCTTCTCTTCTGGGTATTGATAATCTTATTTCATGATAAATTGGCTTGGATATTCAGTTCAAGCGAACCTGTTCTTAAAGCAGTAGACCATCTCTCAATTCTCTTGGCCTTCACTGTTTTGCTCAACAGTGTTCAGCCAGTTCTCTCTGGTACTCTTTC GGGTGGCTGTGGGAGGCAAAAGTACATAGCATATATAAACTTGGGTTGCTATTATTTGATTGGCCTTCCGCTCGGATTCTTAATGGGTTGGTCGTTTCACTTTGGAGTAATGGGAATTTGGGCAGGAATGATTTTTGGTGGAACTGCAATTCAGACCTTGATCTTAGCTATCATTACCATTCGTTGTAATTGGGACCAAGAG GCAGAGAAAGCGTACTTGCTTGTAATGAAATGGTCCGAAGTCAAGTGA